In the genome of Desulfovibrio oxyclinae DSM 11498, one region contains:
- a CDS encoding Flp family type IVb pilin, which produces MQMLRTLIRNEEGATALEYGLIAALIAAGIVTAVSTLGSTVSDTFTSIANSMTGAAGS; this is translated from the coding sequence ATGCAGATGCTCAGGACTTTAATCCGCAACGAAGAAGGCGCTACCGCGCTGGAATACGGCCTGATCGCCGCCCTGATCGCGGCGGGCATCGTCACCGCCGTGTCCACCCTCGGCAGTACCGTGTCCGATACCTTCACCTCCATCGCCAACAGCATGACCGGCGCGGCCGGCAGCTAG
- a CDS encoding Flp family type IVb pilin codes for MKTLMTLIRSEEGATALEYGLIAALIAAGIVTAVSTLGTTVSNTFTNIANSMTGAAAGS; via the coding sequence ATGAAGACCCTCATGACCCTCATCCGTAGCGAAGAAGGCGCAACCGCGCTGGAGTACGGTCTGATCGCCGCGTTGATCGCAGCAGGCATCGTGACCGCCGTTTCTACACTCGGAACCACGGTGTCCAACACATTTACCAACATCGCCAACAGCATGACCGGAGCTGCGGCAGGCAGCTAG
- a CDS encoding sigma-54-dependent transcriptional regulator — translation MAERILVVDDDRAFRGMLVEALDELGFTVEQAETAEEGITRAEKGGLDLILHDVKLPGMSGLEALPKLRAVAPETDVIVITGHGTRDTGVQAMSHGAYDYFNKPFQIKEMEVVIRRALEKRSLQAELKALKRNLKGSGPLDKIIGDSPAMQEVKERLARVAELDCDVLVLGETGTGKELISDTIHAMSSRAGGPFVKLNCAAIPESLLESELFGHEKGAFTGATTSRPGKFEQAEGGCILLDEIGDMPLHLQPKLLRAVEQKQVERVGGTKSISFDVRIIAATNQELEQRVDAGEFRSDLYYRLNVASIHLPPLRERREDIPRLVEHFIQQANVKLGTDVRSADKMAMRKMYEYSWPGNIRQFANAIERAAIFSKGGVIHASELELAFSRTPGGDAPEQAPGAGFEEMKMPLREAINSFERRLITNALSRTRGVQTEAATLLGITPKNLWNKLRKHHIDAAAFST, via the coding sequence ATGGCTGAACGAATACTTGTAGTGGATGACGATCGCGCCTTCCGAGGCATGTTGGTGGAAGCGCTTGATGAGCTGGGCTTCACCGTGGAGCAGGCTGAGACCGCCGAGGAAGGCATCACACGTGCCGAAAAAGGCGGGCTGGACCTGATTCTCCATGATGTGAAGCTCCCGGGTATGTCCGGTCTTGAGGCGTTGCCCAAGCTCAGGGCCGTGGCGCCGGAAACGGACGTGATCGTCATAACGGGTCACGGCACCCGCGATACCGGTGTGCAGGCCATGAGCCACGGCGCTTACGACTATTTCAACAAACCCTTTCAGATAAAGGAAATGGAGGTGGTGATCCGGCGGGCGCTGGAGAAGCGCAGCCTTCAGGCCGAACTGAAGGCACTCAAGCGAAACCTCAAGGGTTCTGGACCGCTGGATAAGATCATCGGCGACAGTCCTGCCATGCAGGAAGTGAAGGAGCGGCTGGCACGGGTGGCCGAGTTGGACTGCGACGTGCTGGTGCTCGGTGAAACGGGTACCGGTAAGGAGCTGATTTCAGACACCATCCACGCCATGAGTTCTCGGGCGGGTGGCCCGTTCGTGAAGCTCAACTGTGCGGCAATTCCTGAAAGCCTGCTGGAAAGCGAACTCTTCGGCCATGAGAAGGGCGCGTTCACCGGTGCAACAACCTCCCGGCCCGGCAAGTTCGAGCAGGCCGAGGGCGGCTGCATCCTGCTGGATGAAATTGGTGATATGCCCCTGCACCTGCAGCCGAAACTGCTGCGGGCCGTGGAGCAGAAGCAGGTGGAGCGCGTGGGCGGCACCAAGTCCATCAGCTTCGACGTGCGCATCATCGCCGCCACCAACCAGGAGCTGGAACAGCGCGTGGATGCGGGAGAATTTCGCAGCGATCTCTATTACAGGCTCAACGTGGCCTCCATCCATCTGCCACCGCTCAGGGAGCGCAGGGAAGACATTCCACGGCTGGTGGAACACTTTATCCAGCAGGCCAACGTCAAGCTCGGCACCGACGTTCGCAGCGCGGACAAGATGGCAATGCGCAAAATGTACGAATACAGCTGGCCGGGCAACATCCGGCAGTTTGCCAACGCCATCGAGCGCGCGGCGATATTCAGCAAGGGCGGGGTGATACACGCATCCGAACTGGAACTTGCCTTTTCCAGAACGCCGGGCGGCGACGCGCCGGAGCAGGCACCGGGGGCCGGCTTTGAAGAGATGAAAATGCCACTGCGCGAAGCCATCAATTCCTTTGAACGCAGGCTGATCACCAATGCCCTGTCCAGAACCCGTGGAGTCCAGACCGAGGCCGCGACACTCCTTGGCATCACTCCGAAAAACCTCTGGAACAAACTGCGCAAGCACCACATCGACGCAGCCGCATTTTCAACGTAG
- a CDS encoding TadE/TadG family type IV pilus assembly protein produces MRQDHSSKSGMAAAELGLILPFMALLLFLLMEGSNAMHAHSSLVEASREGARMVLMQGEAGADVQQLVRSLVSDLPSEDVDVRVSTDTDARTVTVLASYEYQPVMGGRDALEMLGGEDVLVIEAGTTMPLP; encoded by the coding sequence ATGAGACAAGATCATTCATCCAAAAGCGGAATGGCCGCAGCGGAACTCGGGCTCATCCTCCCCTTCATGGCGCTTCTTCTTTTCCTGCTCATGGAAGGAAGCAACGCCATGCACGCGCATTCGTCTCTGGTGGAAGCCAGCCGAGAAGGCGCAAGGATGGTGCTGATGCAGGGCGAAGCCGGAGCCGACGTGCAGCAACTGGTGCGAAGCCTCGTCTCCGATCTGCCCTCGGAGGATGTGGACGTCCGCGTATCCACCGATACGGACGCGCGCACGGTGACCGTGCTCGCCAGCTATGAATATCAACCAGTAATGGGAGGCCGGGATGCTCTGGAAATGCTCGGCGGCGAAGACGTGCTCGTCATCGAAGCGGGCACGACAATGCCGCTTCCCTAA
- a CDS encoding VWA domain-containing protein gives MLWKCSAAKTCSSSKRARQCRFPNSERLGAVSMVMAMVIPAVLAMVGLALDLGNLYSAHTRLQAAVDSAALAGSLELPYDPDLDKGLVRAAATGMLEKNYPGSELDSLIPGTMIRSVNVQAHADVDLLILGFLGLSAQRVEAAASAGFNKLEVVFVIDNSGSMKGTPINMVKQAAGELVDLIIPDGSETDTKIGLVPFRGKVNVGEAAGDGLSGCRNADGSLNQGIHEDFMDLYWDLPYYYRRRVNLDTCSSIPEAQELTRNKSAVIASLNSQTATGAASGTVIPEGLKWGRHMLTPQRPYDQAGDKEEFRKIIILLTDGDNEDGNCGGPYRAYYEPNNYWTNAYYGMKVTDAHCEDGGRLNQDMLNEAEAAKDAGIEIFTIRFGTSDNTDRDLMRAMASSKPGTDDHYFDAPSVYDIDDIFKKIGRQLGWRLLS, from the coding sequence ATGCTCTGGAAATGCTCGGCGGCGAAGACGTGCTCGTCATCGAAGCGGGCACGACAATGCCGCTTCCCTAACAGTGAACGCCTCGGCGCGGTAAGCATGGTCATGGCCATGGTCATCCCCGCCGTACTGGCCATGGTGGGCCTCGCGCTCGATCTGGGCAATCTATACTCTGCTCACACCCGCCTTCAGGCCGCAGTCGATTCCGCCGCGCTGGCCGGAAGCCTCGAACTGCCCTACGACCCCGATCTGGACAAGGGACTCGTCCGGGCGGCCGCCACCGGAATGCTGGAAAAGAACTACCCCGGTTCCGAGCTGGACAGTCTGATCCCGGGTACCATGATCCGAAGCGTCAACGTGCAAGCCCATGCGGACGTGGACCTGCTGATTCTCGGCTTCCTCGGTCTTTCCGCCCAGCGCGTGGAGGCTGCGGCGAGCGCCGGATTCAACAAGCTCGAAGTGGTCTTTGTCATCGACAACTCCGGCAGCATGAAGGGCACTCCCATTAATATGGTCAAACAGGCTGCGGGCGAGCTGGTGGACCTCATCATCCCCGACGGCTCGGAAACCGATACCAAGATCGGGCTGGTGCCCTTCCGGGGCAAGGTCAACGTGGGCGAAGCCGCGGGCGACGGTCTCTCCGGCTGCCGCAACGCGGACGGCTCCCTCAATCAGGGCATCCACGAGGACTTCATGGATCTGTATTGGGACCTGCCCTACTACTATCGTCGCCGCGTGAATCTGGACACCTGCTCCAGCATCCCCGAAGCGCAGGAGCTGACCAGAAACAAGAGCGCGGTCATCGCCTCGCTGAACAGCCAGACCGCCACGGGCGCGGCCTCGGGCACGGTGATCCCGGAAGGCCTCAAGTGGGGCCGCCATATGCTCACGCCGCAACGGCCTTACGATCAGGCAGGAGACAAGGAAGAGTTCCGCAAGATCATCATTCTGCTCACGGACGGCGACAACGAGGACGGCAATTGCGGCGGCCCCTACCGCGCCTACTACGAGCCGAACAACTACTGGACCAATGCCTATTACGGCATGAAAGTCACGGACGCGCACTGCGAGGACGGCGGCAGGCTCAATCAGGACATGCTCAACGAGGCAGAAGCCGCCAAGGACGCGGGCATCGAGATATTCACCATCCGCTTCGGCACCTCGGACAACACCGACCGTGACCTGATGCGCGCCATGGCGTCCAGCAAGCCCGGCACGGACGACCACTACTTCGACGCGCCGAGCGTGTACGACATTGACGACATCTTCAAGAAGATCGGACGCCAGCTCGGCTGGCGGCTGCTGAGCTAG
- a CDS encoding TadE family protein, with the protein MLHRKNGKSLGMTVAEFGLVLPAVMVLLLGTMEMGNMFHSWLTVQKAAQEAVRIAATGEGADDGTRMIRIENKALERMEPLHGTKTVTVSSWPRGQASDTGSQGSAGSPCEIVEVRASCTYTPLISLMEPILPDDITLSSADRKLNEPWRPCDS; encoded by the coding sequence ATGCTGCACAGAAAGAACGGAAAGAGTCTGGGCATGACGGTCGCGGAATTCGGACTGGTGCTGCCCGCCGTCATGGTCCTTTTGCTCGGGACCATGGAGATGGGCAACATGTTCCATTCGTGGCTCACCGTACAGAAGGCGGCCCAGGAAGCCGTGCGCATCGCCGCCACCGGCGAGGGGGCCGACGACGGCACCCGCATGATACGCATCGAAAACAAGGCGCTGGAGCGCATGGAACCCCTCCACGGCACCAAGACCGTCACCGTCTCCAGTTGGCCTCGCGGGCAGGCTTCGGACACCGGCAGTCAGGGCAGCGCGGGCAGCCCGTGCGAGATCGTGGAAGTACGCGCCTCCTGCACCTACACCCCGCTCATCTCACTGATGGAGCCTATCCTCCCGGACGACATCACCCTCAGCAGCGCCGACCGCAAGCTCAACGAGCCATGGCGACCCTGCGATTCATAA
- a CDS encoding phage capsid protein, with translation MSTQIDNSFINLYCADVHNAYQQQGSKMRNTVRLKSNVQGAKCVFQKSGKGTAGKKTRHGNVPIMNLTHSSVSCTLEDWYAAEYIDRLDELKQNIDERQVAASAGAWALGRKIDELVITRMDATSSVIPESTSGLTKGKILEAFGLLNANDVPDDGNRFAVVGPHQWNELLNIEEFKSADYAGEKFPWLKGTESRTWLGINWMFHTGLPVEAGIRKCFLYHKNAIGLAEGQEIKAHVDWVPEKAAHLVDHMLSAGACLIDPSGVVEVQCDDDTQIL, from the coding sequence ATGTCCACTCAGATCGACAATTCCTTCATCAACCTCTACTGCGCGGACGTGCACAACGCCTACCAGCAGCAGGGTTCCAAGATGCGCAACACCGTGCGCCTGAAAAGCAACGTGCAGGGCGCCAAGTGCGTGTTCCAGAAAAGCGGCAAGGGCACCGCGGGCAAGAAGACCCGTCACGGCAACGTGCCCATCATGAACCTCACCCACTCCTCCGTGTCCTGCACGCTGGAGGACTGGTACGCCGCCGAGTACATCGACCGCCTCGACGAGCTCAAGCAGAACATCGACGAGCGGCAGGTGGCTGCCAGCGCCGGTGCGTGGGCGCTTGGCCGCAAGATCGACGAACTGGTGATCACCCGCATGGACGCCACGTCCTCGGTCATTCCCGAGAGCACCAGCGGCCTGACCAAGGGCAAGATTCTCGAAGCCTTCGGACTGCTCAACGCCAACGACGTGCCCGACGACGGCAACCGCTTCGCCGTGGTGGGACCCCACCAGTGGAACGAGCTGCTCAACATCGAGGAGTTCAAGAGCGCCGATTACGCGGGCGAAAAGTTCCCGTGGCTCAAGGGCACCGAGTCCCGCACCTGGCTGGGCATCAACTGGATGTTCCACACCGGACTCCCCGTGGAGGCGGGCATCCGCAAGTGCTTCCTTTATCACAAGAACGCCATCGGGCTGGCCGAAGGGCAGGAAATCAAGGCCCATGTGGACTGGGTACCGGAAAAGGCCGCGCATCTCGTGGACCACATGCTCTCCGCGGGCGCGTGCCTCATCGACCCGTCCGGTGTGGTCGAGGTCCAGTGCGACGACGACACCCAGATCCTGTAG